One part of the Janthinobacterium sp. 17J80-10 genome encodes these proteins:
- a CDS encoding nucleotide sugar dehydrogenase, which produces MNVIAVVGLGYVGLPLAAAFGKRQPTIGYDLSAEKIRHCENHRDPSGTVTQDELRAASKLKFTTDAAALAEADFIIIAVPTPIDAARHPDFSPLISASRDVGRHMKRGATVIFESTVYPGATEEVCIPVLEQASGKKWKADFQVGYSPERINPGDKNHTLVNTIKVVAGDSPECLEQVAQLYESVVSAGVHRVSSLRVAEAAKVIENTQRDLNIALMNELAVIFNMLGLDTLEVLEAAGTKWNFLPFRPGLVGGHCIGVDPYYLTYKAEMAGYHPEVILAGRRINDGMGKFIAEQTVKQMIQAGSQIKGARVNVLGITFKENVPDLRSSKVIDLIRELESYGIEVLVHDPVADAEEAHREYGVRLSAWEDLPRAEALVVAVAHRQFMELPMEDYSAKVVDGGCLIDVKAKFDAATLREAGLRVWRL; this is translated from the coding sequence ATGAACGTCATCGCGGTTGTCGGATTGGGATATGTAGGGTTGCCATTGGCGGCGGCGTTCGGCAAACGCCAGCCAACGATAGGCTACGATTTGTCGGCGGAAAAGATCCGGCATTGTGAAAATCACCGCGATCCCAGCGGCACGGTCACCCAGGATGAATTGCGGGCCGCCAGCAAGCTCAAATTTACGACCGATGCTGCCGCACTGGCGGAAGCGGACTTCATCATCATCGCGGTACCGACGCCGATCGATGCGGCGCGCCATCCAGATTTCAGTCCCCTTATCAGCGCCAGCCGCGATGTCGGCCGTCACATGAAGCGCGGCGCGACTGTCATTTTCGAATCCACCGTTTATCCCGGCGCCACCGAGGAAGTCTGCATCCCGGTGCTGGAACAGGCTTCCGGCAAAAAGTGGAAAGCTGATTTTCAGGTGGGCTACTCGCCTGAGCGGATCAACCCGGGCGACAAGAATCACACCCTGGTCAATACGATCAAGGTAGTGGCCGGTGACAGTCCAGAGTGCCTCGAGCAGGTCGCACAGTTATATGAAAGCGTGGTCAGTGCCGGCGTCCATCGGGTCTCGTCGCTGCGGGTGGCAGAAGCTGCCAAGGTAATCGAGAATACCCAGCGCGACCTCAACATCGCCCTGATGAACGAGCTGGCAGTGATATTCAACATGCTCGGGCTGGATACGCTGGAAGTGCTGGAAGCCGCTGGCACCAAGTGGAATTTTCTGCCGTTCCGGCCTGGACTGGTCGGCGGACATTGCATCGGGGTCGACCCTTATTACCTGACTTACAAGGCCGAGATGGCCGGCTATCATCCGGAGGTGATTCTGGCCGGCCGACGCATCAATGACGGCATGGGCAAGTTCATCGCCGAGCAAACAGTCAAGCAGATGATCCAGGCGGGTAGCCAGATCAAGGGCGCCAGGGTGAATGTGCTGGGGATTACCTTCAAGGAAAATGTGCCGGACTTACGCAGTTCGAAGGTGATTGACCTGATTCGGGAGCTGGAGTCCTATGGGATTGAGGTGCTTGTGCATGATCCGGTGGCGGATGCGGAAGAAGCTCATCGTGAATACGGGGTCAGATTGTCCGCTTGGGAGGATTTGCCGCGCGCGGAAGCACTGGTGGTGGCTGTCGCGCACCGGCAGTTTATGGAGCTTCCTATGGAAGATTATTCAGCCAAGGTGGTGGACGGCGGTTGCCTTATCGATGTGAAGGCCAAGTTTGACGCAGCAACGTTGCGTGAAGCTGGGCTAAGGGTTTGGAGGTTGTAA
- a CDS encoding DegT/DnrJ/EryC1/StrS family aminotransferase yields the protein MANHASKDFLVFGQPKIEQPEIDEVVDSMQKAWLGTGPKVAQFEQDFARYKGVDHVAALNSCTAALHLSLLAADIGPGDEVITTPMTFCATVNAIIHAGATPVLADIDPDTFNISPERIKEKITSRTRAIVPVHFAGRPCNMEAIMAIAHANGLKVIEDCAHAIETEYHGRKTGTFGDFGCFSFYATKNITTGEGGMVIAQREEDIERIKVLGLHGMSKDAWNRFGDDGYKHYYVVESGFKYNMMDLQAAIGIHQLKRIESNWHRRSQIWSQYMQAFEGLPLGLPACVEKDTRHGYHLFTVLIDQEKVGISRDQFLSHMTEKSIGVGVHYLSLPEHPFYQKSYGWKTEDYPNAALVGRQTVSLPISAKLTQQDLDYVIQSVKNAINF from the coding sequence ATGGCAAATCACGCAAGCAAGGACTTTCTGGTATTCGGTCAGCCAAAAATTGAGCAGCCTGAGATAGACGAAGTCGTTGATTCGATGCAGAAGGCCTGGCTGGGCACTGGTCCCAAGGTAGCGCAATTTGAACAAGATTTTGCCAGATACAAGGGCGTTGATCATGTCGCCGCACTGAATTCATGCACTGCGGCCTTGCATTTGAGTTTGCTCGCTGCTGACATTGGGCCAGGCGATGAGGTAATTACGACGCCAATGACTTTTTGTGCCACCGTGAATGCAATCATCCATGCCGGGGCTACACCAGTTCTTGCGGATATCGATCCGGATACGTTTAATATTTCTCCCGAGCGGATTAAGGAAAAAATCACGTCAAGGACGCGTGCGATAGTGCCCGTGCATTTTGCGGGTAGGCCATGCAACATGGAAGCGATAATGGCGATAGCGCATGCAAATGGCTTGAAAGTGATTGAGGACTGTGCACATGCCATTGAAACTGAATACCACGGCCGAAAGACCGGCACATTCGGTGATTTCGGTTGCTTCAGCTTTTATGCCACTAAAAACATCACAACGGGCGAGGGGGGGATGGTGATCGCTCAGCGTGAAGAGGATATCGAGCGGATAAAAGTACTTGGATTGCATGGCATGAGCAAGGATGCCTGGAATCGATTTGGTGACGATGGTTATAAGCACTATTATGTCGTCGAATCCGGATTCAAGTACAACATGATGGATTTGCAAGCCGCCATCGGCATTCACCAACTTAAAAGAATTGAGTCGAACTGGCACAGACGTAGTCAAATTTGGTCGCAGTATATGCAAGCTTTTGAAGGTTTACCATTGGGCCTTCCTGCATGTGTTGAGAAGGATACTCGCCACGGATACCACCTATTTACTGTTTTGATTGACCAAGAAAAGGTGGGCATCTCTCGTGATCAATTCTTAAGCCATATGACTGAGAAAAGTATCGGTGTGGGCGTGCACTACCTTAGTTTGCCAGAGCATCCTTTCTACCAAAAATCCTATGGATGGAAAACGGAAGATTATCCTAACGCTGCATTAGTTGGTCGTCAGACAGTAAGTTTGCCAATTTCCGCAAAGTTGACGCAGCAGGATCTGGATTATGTAATTCAGTCTGTGAAAAATGCGATTAATTTTTAA
- a CDS encoding class I SAM-dependent methyltransferase, with amino-acid sequence MAHSDEEFDEVTEFQKQLLFPLLKAELTGNENLLLDFGCGPGRFTAGLADLIHGKAIGADIIADLLALAPKDESVSYQLIEEDALPFPDCAFDVVWSCLVLGGIPDNRIARAVAEINRVLRPGGIFFFVENAAKLDNTAYWTFRSEETYVKLAEFCSPGIVGSYLDMGQQIVIFSGKKR; translated from the coding sequence TTGGCGCATTCCGACGAGGAGTTTGATGAAGTAACTGAATTTCAAAAGCAGTTACTTTTTCCTTTGCTGAAAGCTGAATTGACAGGCAATGAAAATTTATTGCTTGATTTTGGTTGCGGTCCAGGGCGATTTACTGCCGGACTTGCTGATCTAATTCACGGTAAAGCAATAGGTGCCGACATAATCGCGGATTTGTTAGCACTTGCGCCAAAGGACGAATCAGTTTCGTATCAGCTCATTGAGGAAGATGCTTTACCTTTCCCGGACTGCGCATTTGATGTTGTATGGTCGTGCCTGGTATTGGGAGGGATACCAGACAATCGAATTGCTAGGGCCGTTGCAGAAATCAATCGGGTCTTGCGCCCTGGAGGTATATTTTTCTTTGTTGAGAATGCCGCCAAACTGGACAACACAGCATATTGGACATTCAGGAGCGAAGAGACCTATGTCAAGCTGGCAGAATTTTGCAGTCCAGGAATCGTTGGAAGCTATTTAGACATGGGGCAGCAAATAGTTATTTTTTCCGGGAAAAAGCGATGA
- a CDS encoding class I SAM-dependent methyltransferase, which yields MSNSAAKNIGIAPAGYHQLYYADRDWHSYASLLAMVVKYSEPGPILDLGAGCGYFVEAGMQWGLQCVGIDGAHEAIELATSRAPEIDIKLHKLSEPLPFQDHSFQTIVMNQVIEHLEPSVLEMALLEAFRVLRPGGTILILSPSAANKNEWDADPTHINLLSPSELRNVLVKSGFEKIIPFDNSLNLLGNSRFARGMMYVLFKLLKLDMLSATANAVAYKPRAGNR from the coding sequence ATGAGTAACTCCGCAGCAAAAAATATTGGCATCGCTCCGGCTGGATACCACCAACTGTATTACGCAGATAGGGATTGGCATTCTTATGCATCATTGCTTGCAATGGTGGTGAAATACTCCGAACCCGGCCCAATTCTTGATTTGGGAGCAGGGTGTGGCTATTTTGTTGAAGCAGGAATGCAGTGGGGACTTCAATGTGTTGGTATTGACGGGGCTCATGAGGCAATAGAATTGGCCACGAGTCGAGCCCCAGAGATTGACATCAAGCTGCATAAATTGAGTGAACCCTTGCCGTTTCAAGATCACTCCTTTCAGACAATCGTCATGAACCAGGTAATTGAGCATCTGGAGCCAAGCGTATTGGAAATGGCATTGCTCGAAGCATTTCGTGTATTACGGCCTGGCGGGACAATTTTGATTTTGTCGCCATCTGCAGCCAATAAAAATGAGTGGGACGCCGATCCAACGCATATAAATCTCCTTTCCCCGAGCGAGCTTAGAAACGTATTGGTTAAGTCTGGCTTTGAAAAAATTATCCCATTTGATAATTCATTAAACCTCCTGGGGAATAGTCGGTTCGCTAGAGGGATGATGTATGTACTCTTTAAATTACTAAAATTGGATATGTTGAGTGCAACAGCCAATGCCGTAGCATACAAACCTCGTGCGGGAAATCGATAG
- a CDS encoding MOP flippase family protein translates to MSSLRQQTVSGLKWMSLAQFSRLAAQIFGTFVLAHILSPSDFGLIAMASVFIGIANLFRDFGTAAAIIQKQEPSPQLLDSVFWLNIAIGLGLALLGSLCVPLVALWFGSPSLNNVLLILLLSFPITSLGIVQQALLEKKSHFRSIALIESFSAFIGLAAATLLAFAGWGVFSLVAQTLVMSALNTIGFWSCAKWKPKLRVDISEIQKIFSFSGSLVGFNVVNYFIRNADNLLIGRYLGATDLGYYSMAYRLMLWPLQNISNVIGRVLFPSFSQLQQDKKGLAEGYIYSTAAITLLAAPLMLGFFVLRESFVHIALGTQWRAVVGILMWLIPVGLLQAIGTTVGTLYLATGRTDILFKWGIAASFIVIPAIVVGLQWGLTGVAAGYCMASFVLFWPSLMIALRLVGLKVNHLIIKIMPTVIAAVLMALLVSILNSLIRFGPEYEWLRLILLVGVGVIAYIALIWITQKSFFREIVRAVANR, encoded by the coding sequence ATGAGTTCACTGCGCCAACAAACCGTATCCGGATTGAAATGGATGTCGCTAGCGCAATTTAGCCGACTTGCAGCCCAAATATTTGGGACTTTCGTATTGGCGCACATTCTATCTCCATCAGATTTTGGCCTCATTGCCATGGCATCGGTATTTATTGGCATTGCCAATCTCTTTCGTGATTTCGGTACGGCCGCCGCGATCATTCAGAAGCAGGAGCCAAGTCCGCAACTGCTTGATTCGGTTTTTTGGCTAAATATTGCTATTGGTTTGGGACTTGCGCTATTGGGCAGCTTGTGTGTTCCGTTAGTGGCGCTATGGTTCGGTAGTCCAAGCTTGAACAACGTATTGTTGATCCTGCTGCTTAGCTTTCCAATTACTAGTTTGGGCATAGTGCAGCAAGCACTACTGGAAAAAAAATCTCACTTCCGTTCTATCGCTCTCATTGAATCGTTTTCGGCTTTTATCGGTCTGGCGGCAGCAACCTTGTTGGCTTTCGCAGGATGGGGAGTGTTCAGCCTGGTTGCTCAGACTTTGGTTATGTCGGCGCTTAATACAATCGGCTTTTGGTCCTGCGCTAAGTGGAAGCCGAAATTGAGAGTGGATATCAGTGAAATACAAAAAATATTTAGCTTTAGTGGAAGCTTGGTAGGATTTAATGTGGTGAATTATTTCATCCGCAATGCAGATAATTTACTCATTGGGCGTTACCTTGGAGCGACTGATCTTGGTTATTATTCAATGGCTTATCGTTTAATGCTTTGGCCATTGCAGAATATTTCAAATGTAATTGGACGAGTATTATTTCCTTCGTTTAGTCAGCTGCAGCAAGACAAAAAAGGGCTTGCTGAAGGATATATTTATTCCACAGCAGCTATCACATTATTGGCTGCTCCATTAATGTTGGGATTTTTTGTGCTGCGTGAATCATTTGTTCACATCGCATTAGGGACACAATGGAGAGCGGTTGTCGGCATCCTCATGTGGCTTATTCCGGTAGGGTTGCTGCAGGCGATCGGTACCACGGTGGGAACGCTATATCTGGCCACGGGACGTACTGATATATTATTCAAATGGGGAATTGCAGCTTCTTTTATTGTAATTCCGGCTATTGTCGTTGGATTGCAGTGGGGATTAACGGGTGTTGCAGCAGGATACTGTATGGCTTCATTCGTCCTCTTTTGGCCATCATTGATGATCGCACTTCGGCTTGTCGGGCTAAAAGTGAATCATCTGATTATAAAAATAATGCCAACAGTTATTGCGGCAGTGCTAATGGCTTTATTGGTTTCCATACTGAATAGTCTTATTCGGTTTGGGCCGGAGTATGAGTGGCTGCGTTTAATTTTACTGGTTGGCGTCGGTGTTATTGCGTACATTGCACTTATTTGGATAACGCAGAAGTCATTTTTTCGTGAAATTGTTCGAGCAGTAGCTAACCGATAA
- a CDS encoding glycosyltransferase produces the protein MNKEITVAHSVSSWLPQTQTWLFNQIRYLPKEIVNHVICEFTENLDQFLIPNIHCLSNEAPFRYYWDKILIKARIRHHLGYLALKSRQHNINILHSHFGYSGWQNLNVARTNSIHHVVTFYGLDVNKLPVLFPQWRKRYATLFREVDRVLCEGAFMANSIINLGCPAEKVAVHHLGIEVDLISFRPRVWNPGSPLRVLIAASFREKKGISYAIEALARLKGQIPLEVTIIGDAGRDSAEQEEKRKILKTIDKHGLNSCIRMMGYQPHSVLFSEAYNHHIFLSPSITALDGDTEGGAPVTLGEMAATGMPIVSSFHCDIPDVIKHGITGRLANERDVDELVSQLSWYIEHPEKWHSLLVAGRQHMESEYNSITQGNRLGAIYEELQK, from the coding sequence ATGAATAAAGAAATTACTGTTGCACATAGTGTCTCAAGCTGGTTGCCGCAAACGCAAACGTGGTTGTTTAACCAGATCCGCTATCTTCCAAAAGAAATAGTAAATCATGTGATTTGCGAATTTACTGAGAATCTCGACCAGTTTCTGATCCCTAATATTCATTGCTTATCCAATGAGGCTCCCTTTCGCTACTATTGGGACAAAATTTTAATTAAGGCAAGGATTCGACATCATCTAGGTTATCTCGCCCTTAAGTCACGTCAACATAACATTAATATTCTTCATTCCCATTTTGGATACAGTGGCTGGCAGAATTTAAACGTCGCAAGAACAAATTCAATTCACCATGTAGTGACTTTTTACGGTCTTGACGTCAATAAGCTCCCGGTCCTTTTTCCTCAATGGAGGAAAAGATACGCGACGCTTTTTCGAGAGGTGGATCGTGTCCTGTGCGAGGGCGCATTTATGGCGAACTCCATAATAAACTTGGGATGCCCCGCTGAAAAGGTCGCTGTCCATCACCTGGGAATTGAAGTTGATTTGATTTCTTTTAGGCCCAGGGTGTGGAATCCTGGTTCGCCATTACGTGTATTGATTGCAGCGTCATTTAGGGAAAAAAAAGGTATTTCTTACGCAATTGAGGCATTGGCCCGGCTAAAAGGACAGATTCCTCTGGAAGTTACGATAATTGGTGATGCGGGCCGGGACTCTGCAGAGCAGGAAGAAAAGCGCAAAATTCTTAAGACGATTGATAAACATGGTCTGAATTCCTGTATCCGGATGATGGGATACCAGCCTCACTCGGTGTTATTTTCTGAAGCCTACAATCACCACATTTTTCTTTCGCCCAGTATTACAGCTTTAGACGGCGATACGGAGGGGGGCGCGCCAGTAACGCTCGGAGAAATGGCTGCAACAGGAATGCCGATTGTCAGTTCTTTTCATTGCGATATCCCGGATGTCATTAAACATGGAATAACTGGCAGATTGGCAAATGAACGAGATGTAGACGAGTTGGTATCCCAACTGAGTTGGTATATTGAGCATCCTGAAAAATGGCATAGCCTTCTGGTGGCGGGCCGGCAGCACATGGAGTCTGAATATAATTCCATCACTCAAGGCAATAGACTCGGCGCGATATATGAAGAATTGCAAAAATAG
- a CDS encoding class I SAM-dependent methyltransferase, translating into MLHVAPEACLTKNWKILYKDYVTVDLFAQNVKVRADVTELCFPNACFDAIVCNHVLEHVPDDAKALAELYRSLKPGGWGSIQVPVLGEITQEDASVTDPAERLLKFGQSDHVRQYGADFKQRLEQAGFIVLEISKTEFLDSEAGQRISAECENGVTLVIKPVIENKDPFQECKF; encoded by the coding sequence ATGCTTCATGTTGCCCCTGAAGCATGCCTGACAAAGAACTGGAAAATACTATACAAAGACTATGTCACTGTTGACCTGTTCGCCCAAAACGTGAAAGTCCGGGCAGATGTCACAGAATTGTGCTTTCCGAATGCGTGCTTCGACGCTATCGTTTGTAACCATGTCTTGGAGCATGTGCCAGATGATGCCAAAGCTCTGGCGGAATTGTATCGAAGCCTCAAGCCAGGAGGCTGGGGCAGCATTCAAGTCCCGGTTCTCGGTGAGATTACCCAGGAAGACGCTTCGGTCACTGATCCTGCAGAACGATTGCTGAAATTTGGTCAATCTGACCACGTCAGGCAATACGGGGCGGATTTCAAGCAGCGATTGGAGCAAGCTGGATTTATCGTCTTGGAAATTTCAAAGACTGAATTCCTGGATTCGGAAGCAGGGCAACGGATATCAGCTGAATGCGAGAATGGGGTAACGTTGGTCATTAAGCCAGTAATTGAAAACAAAGATCCTTTTCAAGAATGTAAATTCTGA
- a CDS encoding glycosyltransferase family 2 protein — MQPIQPLVSVIIPTFNRGNLIARALHSVLRQTYQNLEVIVVDDGSTDDTEAVVAAIGDQRIRYLRSSTRLGAAAARNIGIAEARGNFISFQDSDDEWLCQKLEKQMDAFLSAGEDVGVVFSGFFRLQGNRANYFPAKAQQRKNGHILDVLLYENFITTQSTVVRKECFSAVGAFDEKMPRLQDWELFIRIAKKYKFICIQEPLLCAFHSSESITADKTLLPLAFRRILTNHFELYSQRKYQLAHFYVMMGKAAWEAGGILDGYLNFLSSLRIAPFSLQNWRQILSVTLGSVWLKIKQNRAISAGRHV; from the coding sequence ATGCAGCCCATTCAACCGTTAGTAAGCGTCATCATCCCGACATTCAACCGAGGCAATTTGATTGCGCGCGCTCTGCATAGTGTGTTACGGCAAACATATCAGAACTTGGAAGTTATTGTTGTGGATGATGGGTCAACGGACGACACTGAGGCAGTTGTAGCTGCGATAGGTGACCAGCGGATTCGCTATTTAAGAAGCTCAACCCGCTTGGGAGCCGCAGCCGCTCGTAATATTGGCATCGCTGAGGCGCGAGGGAATTTCATCTCGTTTCAGGACAGCGATGATGAGTGGCTGTGCCAGAAGCTTGAAAAGCAAATGGATGCTTTTTTGTCCGCCGGCGAGGACGTGGGCGTTGTCTTTTCTGGATTTTTCAGACTTCAGGGGAATAGAGCAAATTATTTTCCGGCAAAGGCTCAACAAAGAAAAAATGGACATATTCTTGATGTCCTACTTTATGAAAATTTTATTACGACTCAGTCTACAGTCGTAAGGAAAGAATGCTTTTCAGCGGTTGGGGCATTCGATGAGAAAATGCCGCGATTGCAAGACTGGGAGCTATTCATCCGCATTGCAAAAAAATATAAGTTTATCTGTATTCAAGAGCCTCTGTTATGCGCTTTTCATTCAAGTGAAAGCATTACTGCGGATAAAACTTTGTTGCCCTTGGCATTTCGCAGGATATTGACTAATCACTTTGAGCTTTACTCTCAGCGTAAATATCAATTGGCGCATTTTTATGTGATGATGGGCAAGGCTGCTTGGGAGGCGGGTGGCATTCTTGACGGATATTTAAATTTTCTCTCAAGTTTACGCATTGCGCCTTTTAGCTTGCAAAACTGGCGTCAAATATTATCAGTTACGCTCGGAAGCGTATGGTTGAAAATTAAACAGAATCGGGCGATTAGTGCAGGGCGACATGTATAG
- a CDS encoding glycosyltransferase family 2 protein — protein sequence MKISVALCTYNGSRYLHSQLESIAAQSRLPDELVICDDASTDKTVEIISGFSQRVPFPVRLQVNPVNLGSTANFQQAILMCTGDIVVLSDQDDIWLPSKLSLMEQAFDKDEAVGAVFSDATLVDENLQPWGRTMWEHVGFTSGSQEKWTRGQRLDVLLKHVVVTGATLAFRSRYRELLLPIPTKWIHDAWTALLISACAKVELIREPQILYRQHMQNQIGARRAHLFARITEALNLNRANYYGDEIARYSCAKQRLAQFPEVISPQSLSQLDAKLGHLRYRASLPKWRLLRLPFILVELLKLGYCKYSFGWQVAIKDLLIPSSASNAS from the coding sequence ATGAAAATTTCAGTGGCATTATGTACCTATAACGGATCACGCTATCTTCATTCTCAACTTGAGAGTATTGCTGCGCAAAGCAGGCTGCCTGATGAGTTGGTGATTTGCGATGATGCCTCTACTGATAAAACTGTTGAGATAATATCTGGGTTTTCTCAAAGGGTGCCATTTCCAGTTCGGCTTCAAGTTAACCCGGTAAATCTTGGATCAACTGCAAATTTTCAACAGGCGATCCTGATGTGTACTGGAGATATCGTCGTTTTATCTGATCAGGATGATATATGGCTGCCATCGAAGTTAAGCTTGATGGAGCAGGCATTTGATAAAGATGAAGCGGTTGGAGCTGTCTTCTCAGATGCGACATTAGTCGATGAGAATTTGCAGCCGTGGGGACGCACCATGTGGGAACATGTCGGCTTCACCTCAGGCAGTCAAGAAAAATGGACGCGAGGTCAACGCCTGGATGTCTTGCTTAAACACGTAGTCGTGACCGGCGCAACTCTCGCATTCAGAAGTCGTTATCGCGAGTTGCTTTTGCCTATACCCACAAAGTGGATACATGACGCTTGGACGGCATTGCTGATTTCCGCGTGTGCTAAGGTTGAATTAATACGTGAGCCGCAGATTCTGTACCGTCAGCATATGCAAAATCAAATTGGTGCGAGAAGAGCTCATTTATTTGCAAGGATAACTGAAGCACTGAACCTCAATCGAGCAAATTACTATGGCGATGAAATCGCACGTTATTCATGTGCCAAACAGAGGCTTGCGCAGTTTCCTGAAGTGATTTCGCCACAGTCTCTATCGCAACTTGACGCCAAGCTTGGGCATCTGCGTTATCGAGCCTCCTTGCCCAAGTGGCGTTTGCTAAGATTGCCGTTTATTCTGGTAGAGCTATTAAAGTTAGGTTATTGCAAATATTCATTCGGATGGCAAGTGGCGATCAAAGACTTGCTCATTCCGTCTTCCGCCTCGAACGCGAGCTAG
- a CDS encoding glycosyltransferase — protein MDESPPVVSVCVANYNGMAYIDACLRSVLEQDVSFSIEIIVHDDASTDGSVAHIRTHYPQVVVIESSANVGFCVANNRMAEKAKGQYLLLLNNDAELFSDAIGILFQEAQSCAQPSVLGLPQYDATTGMLIDRGSLFDPFLNPFPNLDPQRSDVGMIIGACFWIPRSLWISLGGFPEWFGSMAEDMYLSSLARLQGYPVRALTNSGFRHWVGASFGGGKVRGNKLVTSAKRRALSERNKTYVMALTYPPPLLYAILPLHFTLLMFEGVLLALIKMETKILKDIYLNCFIQLWRERARLRQLRRQIQTGRAIGIRDFLKTHTLIPHKLRMLIRHGMPKVT, from the coding sequence ATGGATGAGTCGCCACCTGTAGTTTCAGTCTGTGTCGCAAACTACAATGGCATGGCATATATTGATGCATGCTTGCGTTCCGTTTTGGAGCAGGATGTTTCCTTCAGTATTGAAATTATTGTTCATGACGATGCCTCAACCGACGGTTCGGTTGCGCATATCCGTACGCACTATCCCCAAGTTGTCGTGATTGAAAGCTCAGCCAATGTCGGCTTTTGTGTCGCCAACAACCGAATGGCTGAAAAAGCCAAGGGGCAGTATTTACTGCTCCTGAATAATGACGCTGAGCTTTTTTCTGATGCGATTGGAATACTGTTTCAAGAGGCACAGTCGTGCGCTCAGCCAAGCGTACTTGGCTTACCGCAATATGATGCGACTACAGGCATGCTGATAGACCGGGGCAGTTTATTTGACCCGTTCTTAAATCCCTTTCCCAATCTTGATCCGCAACGTAGCGATGTCGGCATGATCATCGGCGCTTGCTTCTGGATACCGAGAAGCCTGTGGATATCCCTCGGTGGATTTCCTGAATGGTTTGGCAGCATGGCTGAAGATATGTATTTAAGTTCCCTAGCAAGACTACAAGGGTATCCGGTGCGCGCCCTTACCAACTCTGGATTTCGTCACTGGGTTGGTGCAAGCTTTGGCGGTGGTAAGGTTCGAGGAAATAAGCTGGTCACCAGCGCCAAACGTCGGGCATTAAGTGAACGCAACAAGACCTATGTCATGGCGCTGACTTACCCGCCACCGCTCTTGTATGCGATCTTGCCGTTGCATTTCACCTTGCTGATGTTTGAGGGAGTTTTACTGGCACTCATCAAGATGGAAACAAAAATCCTGAAGGATATTTATCTGAACTGTTTTATCCAACTATGGCGGGAGCGCGCTCGCCTGAGGCAATTGCGCCGGCAAATACAGACTGGACGCGCTATTGGCATTCGTGATTTTCTCAAAACGCACACCCTGATCCCACACAAACTCAGAATGCTGATTAGGCATGGCATGCCGAAAGTAACTTGA
- a CDS encoding NAD-dependent epimerase/dehydratase family protein: MSMRGNGILLLGGGGFIGSVLRRRLASQGQHVHVITRTSGLGLINEPGITVHAGDLGNRALLEELLPLCDKVVHLASATKPGTSGRHPALEIENLTSTLQLLEVLENWPDTRLIYLSSGGTVYGNPAQIPVQESTTLSPLSYHGAGKMAAEAFLNAFRIAGHPVTILRPSNAYGPDQKLNLGFGLVRTILQHILDGSTLEIWGDGESVRDFIYVDDIVQAIEAVLNAPPRSVTYNVGSGIGYSLNQVLAIAKNVCGEPLDVIYRPARSMDVRAVVLDISRIASELDWRPAVTLEDGIRRTWHWLKDHG, encoded by the coding sequence ATGAGCATGCGCGGAAACGGAATTCTGCTATTGGGCGGTGGCGGCTTCATAGGGAGTGTGCTGCGGCGCCGACTGGCAAGCCAGGGCCAGCATGTACACGTCATAACGCGCACTTCCGGGCTCGGGCTCATCAATGAACCCGGAATTACCGTTCATGCGGGGGATCTAGGGAATAGGGCCTTGCTTGAAGAATTGCTCCCACTATGCGACAAGGTCGTACATCTAGCCTCGGCTACCAAGCCCGGCACGTCTGGCCGGCATCCGGCACTCGAAATCGAAAATCTGACGTCCACGCTACAGCTTTTAGAAGTTCTGGAAAACTGGCCGGATACGAGGCTCATTTATCTCTCGTCTGGTGGAACCGTGTATGGAAACCCTGCCCAGATTCCCGTTCAGGAATCCACTACGCTCTCGCCTCTTTCTTATCATGGTGCAGGCAAAATGGCCGCCGAAGCATTTTTAAATGCATTTCGGATAGCTGGCCACCCTGTCACGATTCTCCGCCCCTCCAATGCCTATGGCCCGGACCAGAAATTAAACCTTGGGTTTGGACTGGTGCGCACGATACTACAGCATATTCTTGACGGATCAACCCTGGAAATCTGGGGCGACGGAGAAAGTGTGCGGGATTTCATTTATGTCGACGACATAGTGCAAGCGATTGAAGCGGTACTAAACGCCCCACCGAGAAGTGTCACCTATAACGTCGGCAGCGGCATCGGATATTCACTCAATCAGGTGTTGGCAATTGCAAAAAATGTTTGCGGCGAACCATTGGATGTTATCTATCGGCCTGCGCGTAGCATGGATGTCCGTGCAGTCGTTCTTGACATATCACGTATTGCATCCGAACTTGACTGGCGCCCTGCCGTAACACTGGAAGATGGCATTCGGCGCACATGGCATTGGCTTAAAGATCATGGATGA